From Aricia agestis chromosome 1, ilAriAges1.1, whole genome shotgun sequence:
GtatctgtgaaatttttattACAAGTTTCACATACAACATTACATTCATAAGTACATTATTTCGCATAATTCACAAAAAAGTTAACATTTTTAAGGTCGCCGAAAATACGAACGGGAAGATACCCAGCATGTTATCTGAATACGATGTGGGACCATcggatgtaatttttttaatcagtACATTAAATTTTGTAGTAAGTACTTGTTTTAGTTTTCAACTAAAGCTTCgccaaaaactttattaaagtGGAACTTACAATTTTCCATACTTTTTGCCATACTtaagcaaagcaaaaacaaaaatatgatcAGCTACGTCGGAGAAACTAAAAATCTTTATGGTCCAGATACCTACAGTACAGAACGAATATTATTAATCAAACCTTTTTACCGTCTAAACATCATTATAAACATCATTATACATATACCTATTATAGTTATTTCACGCTCATTTTCAATACACAAACGTATTGAAGCTTCGTCGGGTTTGTAACATAATCATGTCGTTTATATTTCCAGGGCCATTGGCAATATCCATTCGAGGAGACAGTGGACAGGTTCAATACGCCTCATGGGGTAAAATCTGTCGCAATGATGAAAAGGAAGGGTGTATACATGTATGCTCAAAGCTCAAATTTAGATGCCGAAGTAGGTTATCCTTATCACTTATAGATGAACTTACAGGTTAAGTTTGTAAATGAATTTGGCTTTCTACGAAATCTGGAATGGCGGAATTAGGTAAAAGTATTTGCAACATTGGTTACTTTCTCGTGGTGTATATGCGTCGCCGCGTGTAAACTTGTAAACTTTTAAAAGTGAGGTCATTTTATCTTAGAAAAAATGATACCTAAGAAAAGGCTAAAAGGTTCGTTAAAGTTACGAATTAACTGTTGCCCGATTGGaaatgatttataaaaaaattggcaCCTCGTAGTTTTCTACGATCCTTTCCTCAGATCATTAGAATACCATACGTGGGTGGCGAAGTACACTTCTACATAGTGCTGCCTCGAGAACGCAACAGTATCTCCCAGCTGTTGGAGCTGGTGAAGGCTGATCCTGAAGTGTTGGACGACCTGAAGAAGACTCGGCCGACAGCTATGACTCTGATCATGCCGATGTTTGAGGTTGTAGCGAAGTTCGACTTGGTACAGTTATTTGAGGAGGTAATTGTTAACAACATCGGGAAGattcattttaaatatatttttaagagcctatacTATCTCACTGCTTTGCGAAGGCTTCCCAAGGTCTTCCATTTGTCTCGCTCTAACGCCTGCCAGCCTGACTTGTAGGCATCCAGTTCATCGCCTCGGCATCCTTTTCGAGGCCGTCCACGGCCGCATCTTCCGTCTTCTGGTACCCACTTTGCGGTGACCTTTGCCCAACGGTCAGGGTGCATGCGGCTGGTATGACCCGCCCAGTCTCACTTCGACTTTGCACCTttcaacttttataatttactagattGTTATTTATTGGCTATTGCGGATCAGCTGCAGATTTTTCGCGAGAGATAACTAAAGTAGATAgaagacactttcgcatttatcgcAAATACTTTGGATTACATTATAGACGGTGTCATTATAAGCCTGCATTTTTATGCAGAGAAAGGAATTCTTCAATTTGTTATCTCCTTCTTTTCCAACCTCCAGCGTGGTTGCTTTCGAACATGTGAGGTAATAGGTTATGTAATGCTATGTTCAAGTTACGAGGATTTTGACATTGCTGAAAAGTGAAAAACCAAGAGAGTTTTCAAGGTCTCGGTCTAatagaaaagtttttaaaatgtttgttgtATATAACAACATCTTGTAAATTTCAGCTGGGCATTCAACAAATATTCAGCGAGCGAACAGTCGGTCTGAGCGAGATGGTGACATCGAGCAGGTATCAGCCGACTGATCTTCGTGTGACCGGGGCCATACAGAAGGCGTATATTAACGTGACGGCAAAAGGGACTGTAGCAGGAGCTGCATCTGGTAAGTAAAAGTATCTGCCGCCAATCGCTTGTTGCATTGTTGCTGTCGCATGATATGACCCTGCCATTCTTATAGTCTTTGAGTCTTCAAAATCAGGCTTTGCTGTCTCTATTAGATGCAGTTGCAGAAAATGGTAGTCAGCATACTCGCTTTGCAAAGTTCTAGAAACCATCAGTAAAGACTTACGATCTGTATGTGCCTTAGCCAGAAATCTATTCTAGCTAAGGCACATACTGCGAGTAtgtgtaaacaaaaataatttaaattccaCAAAAAGAATCCAAACCCCTAAGAAGCTAAAGCTGACCCTGACCTGGCCTGACACAAAGCGGATTTCAAAACGCAGAACAAAGTTTAGTTGAATAAACTAAAGTGACACGTCGATAATACTTTCAGCTTCGCACTTTTTCTATAGCAGAGATACACCGCCAATGACAGTCAAGGTAGACCGACCGTTCCTGTATTTTATAGTGGCGGCGAAGCAGCAGTTGTTTTCTGGTATCGTCGTTGATCCCACAAGAAAATAATAGAAGTAACAagccattttaataaaaatatacaaaatagaTTTTGTTTATGTCTTCGGAAGGACACAACTCGCAGGGGACATGACCCTTCCAAATGTAGGTTCTAAATGTAGGTTCCCTTCCAATTACAATGCATCTTTTATTTCGAAATCTAAGATATTGCCTGTTATTTACCCCCCAAAATTGTGACTTCTTCCAAATTTCGGCCTTAGATCGTTTGCTTTTATAAATACGTTGAAAATCACTAATTTTATGAACTGTTTGGTCACAGaacaataaagtttttattgttctgtgtGTATGACCGTCATTTGGGGACATACTCACGCCCCCGTCCTTAAGCGACTGTGCCATCTTTTCCTGAACGATTTCACCCGTTTTTATGCCCCATTTCGTTCACATTGatctaataaaacaataaatacacAGTGTTCATCCGAACAATTAAGTATTgtaaaaatccatacttcctacttcctactaatattataaaggcgaaagtttgtttggatgtatggatgtttgttactctttcacgcaaaaactactgaacggattttaatgaaacttaacaataatataggttatacatcagaataacacataggttacaattttaaccgactttcaaaatgggggtggtgttatgttcgttttcttatgttcaacgattactccgccgtttgttaaccaattttcaaaatttttcttttggtatgtagggtatcaccccaatttggtattatattcacaaaagtggtgatctgatgaaggatccataagtaatcgagggaactcctcaaaatttatggggaaacatgtggtgacttcggtttcgttagaagtattctaagcatatgctaccaacaagtaagattttgcaccgaggtatacctggtataccgtggttcggaagaaGTGGaagtgctgagagaactcctgattctttatagatacaagtttgggagtttcggcgttgttttaagaacgaaaagcatatgctactatgcaaattacattcatcatcatcatcatcatcactaccataataatattatgcatcgtcccatgattatgatcCTTTTCAtattcttttagatcgagactcgagtttgacaagcgattattaaaaaaaatctatacttaatattataaacctgaagagtatgtttgcttgaatgcgctaatctcaggaactacaggtccgatttaaaaacttatgtcagtgttagatagctcatttatcgagtaaggctataggctatataatattatcacgctaagactaatacgaccgaagaaactcagaaaaatgtgggaaaaacggggaaaatattagaaagggtttatctcacgaactactggagcaatttttatggcaatatttggcacagatatagagtaaaccacgtgaaaggagaacttatagctatttttatgggaaaatgtacggtttctgtaaaattcctaatttacgcgggcgaagccgcgcgggacatctagtaatattataaatgcgaaagtgtgtctgtttgtccgtctgtctgtttgttacctcttcacgcccaaaccgctgacccgattttactgaaatttggtgtaCCTTTGAGACCCCGGGAACTCTCTCTCCCCgggacccgggaaaggacataggctactttttatcccggaaaatgtagggttctcgcgcaataaacgagttttggcgcaacggagttgcgggcggcgTCTAGTGTATTCTACTATTCTTATTAGGTAACTTAGGTTTTTCAGGATATTGTGTTAAATCAGAGGTTATTAGCATCTTATACTGTATGCTCATCGAATAGTTTCAGTACTTTAGCATTAAAATGTCACAATGTCACAGCTCACCAACATTTATCAATCTAACAATTTGTCCGCACAAACTTTTACATGGATGAGCATGACATTTGGCATGGGGTTATTTTgggttccgagaaaggacatacatGATAGTTCGTAGCCGACTGGGCGATAAGGAGGCCTATTATGCTATCAAATGTACAGTTTCTACACGATAATCCAAATCtgtaaaatgtgtaaaattttTAGTCTTAccaacttaattaaaaaatctatactagtATCTAACCGGCGTTTACTAGCAGCTACGTGCAAACATTATCAAGAGTCCCAACTCCCAACCACGTAGTATTAAACTGAATAGTTGAGCGAGGGTCTATgtcagtggtactcaacctttttttataccaCAAACACGTTTTGCTCTTGGAGTCGGGGGCCGCAACCAAAATCTTTCaacgttaaaaaataacgttcttcattTGCTATTTAGAAGTGGAATATTTTTCACGGCTCTCAAGACGACTTTGCTCTactttgccggtgggcgtgaatttcaaaatggtttaacttcatgcgggccactgataaagtctcggcgggccgcaggttgagtatagctggtgTACGTGCTAATATCTGAGCTGTTTGCTGTTCATTACTAGCTACATAGGACATACTCTCAAAGGATTAGGATGCGTGCCTTGCTTTTAATAATCTGTTCATAGTTATCTTACCTTGGGGCTTGGAGGAGTATGAGCCGTTAGGCGTCAGaggcaaaatatatatttttttattataaaattggggccgtctatagactgttcgcccatatcctttttttgttattttattatttagatttttcgcaccaaggataattgaattataatatttatagtattggatccgaccgtaaaattttgcaggaatcgtttttttttcgattaaatatattttaaaataatgtttagaacgtatagaatggattaatgttgggttgccttgtcaaaaatagccgcaagtacctctaattaagttgaatgttcatgagataaatgcataatttgcatgtatattttttttcagtaaaatttACAtcgtttgaaagaaaatgacgtgagaaaataagatataaatggttgccagctctaagtcggccgcaacctagggttgccagcccgtaaacagacatagtttttcatcaaaattgaagcatctatttttttaataattttgataccaaattaaagttttatgcattttgtacatgaatgtccatggttgccagttgcacgatagccgtaaactggggttgccatcacttttgtacaTGACAAATGTTCAGACTttaggcctacaattattatgcctggcattatttgaggacgtcgagaactcgcaagattgctgtttttatttaacaagcgtttttatttttatgtgtattgtcctgtcattcctcaatgtcattccttcttaattctcttacttttctattgaatacacgcaagtttgtactacgggctttcattttgctcaattagaggtacttgcggctacttttaacaaggcaacccaacattaatccattctatacgttctaaagattattttaaaatatatttgatcgaaaaaaatgaaaaaacgattcatgcagaattttacggtcggatcttaggatattataatattataaattttaattaattgtagtccatcacgccatggactttttttaattatttttttatatatatgttacgctcaaagaccgaaatcgctcaatgagcgaaaaaatggctcacaacgcgttgtggtcacagtgaaacagccacgacgcgttctggcaatcacaagaagaccataacgcgaagtTCGTGTCGTGGcagatatgctattcgtttttcttgatttgttcttgattgattaatcgtccataggtatggaagattatatttgaattaccacgcgtactacaaaatattttttcttttactaaatcactgcataacgtgtttatcattattatttataaaatatccatagtt
This genomic window contains:
- the LOC121739952 gene encoding antichymotrypsin-2-like isoform X2, whose product is MEIGSVWKYVLAVICIENLIVAIRPNRHKARKVLRHEDELNKGLDLQGHLQRQFFADTALADIRKNAVASPFSALLLLVALAKGATGGSLQELEAAIGFKKKEIDVHLKQVFRDMKMKNASLCIMNKMYLQKGVQLLKIYRQRMQRLSLTIPQQVDFNRNKETANLINRWVAENTNGKIPSMLSEYDVGPSDVIFLISTLNFVGHWQYPFEETVDRFNTPHGVKSVAMMKRKGVYMYAQSSNLDAEIIRIPYVGGEVHFYIVLPRERNSISQLLELVKADPEVLDDLKKTRPTAMTLIMPMFEVVAKFDLVQLFEELGIQQIFSERTVGLSEMVTSSRYQPTDLRVTGAIQKAYINVTAKGTVAGAASASHFFYSRDTPPMTVKVDRPFLYFIVAAKQQLFSGIVVDPTRK
- the LOC121739952 gene encoding serine protease inhibitor 3/4-like isoform X3, encoding MEIGSVWKYVLAVICIENLIVAIRPNRHKARKVLRHEDELNKGLDLQGHLQRQFFADTALADIRKNAVASPFSALLLLVALAKGATGGSLQELEAAIGFKKKEIDVHLKQVFRDMKMKNASLCIMNKMYLQKGVQLLKIYRQRMQRLSLTIPQQVDFNRNKETANLINRWVAENTNGKIPSMLSEYDVGPSDVIFLISTLNFVGHWQYPFEETVDRFNTPHGVKSVAMMKRKGVYMYAQSSNLDAEIIRIPYVGGEVHFYIVLPRERNSISQLLELVKADPEVLDDLKKTRPTAMTLIMPMFEVVAKFDLVQLFEELGIQQIFSERTVGLSEMVTSSRYQPTDLRVTGAIQKAYINVTAKGTVAGAASAEIHRQ
- the LOC121739952 gene encoding antichymotrypsin-2-like isoform X1, with amino-acid sequence MEIGSVWKYVLAVICIENLIVAIRPNRHKARKVLRHEDELNKGLDLQGHLQRQFFADTALADIRKNAVASPFSALLLLVALAKGATGGSLQELEAAIGFKKKEIDVHLKQVFRDMKMKNASLCIMNKMYLQKGVQLLKIYRQRMQRLSLTIPQQVDFNRNKETANLINRWVAENTNGKIPSMLSEYDVGPSDVIFLISTLNFVGHWQYPFEETVDRFNTPHGVKSVAMMKRKGVYMYAQSSNLDAEIIRIPYVGGEVHFYIVLPRERNSISQLLELVKADPEVLDDLKKTRPTAMTLIMPMFEVVAKFDLVQLFEELGIQQIFSERTVGLSEMVTSSRYQPTDLRVTGAIQKAYINVTAKGTVAGAASASHFFYSRDTPPMTVKVDRPFLYFIVAAKQQLFSGIVVDPTRK